TTCTTtgatgaaattaattgaacGATAATTTATTCATCTGTTAAAGTCCCCCGTCCGGTGTGCGGTGATGAAAAATACCATTCCCCGTCCGTAGTACGGGAATTTCGATCCAACCGGCGGGAGAGTCTAGATTATGTTTCTAAAATTATCCAACTTTTGCCCGTGCCATCGATTTGGCCCCGTGTTACAGCCGCGCTCAGTGCCAAAAAGGAACCGGTTCGGGGTGTGCATCGTTATCCACCACCATGCCACAAATTTGCTGATTAACAGCACGACAAACTTTCCTGCCGACAATTAGACAACTTCCAGCAGCCAGTACAAGCGTTGAGAGTTTCATGGACGCGAGTTTCTTCCGGTTTTGCATACATTCGCAGGTACCGTATCGATTTCCGGTGGACACGAAGCTGCTGCCCCCGTTGTACATCATCACACCGACGTACCGACGGCCGGAGCAGATACCGGAGCTTACCCGGCTCGGTTACACGCTGAAACATGTACAGAACGTGCTGTGGATTGTGGTCGAGGACTCGGAGAATCGAACCACCGCTGTCGCTCGGCTGCTGGAGGAGATCGGTGTACCATTTGTGCAGCTTGCCGGTAGGTGAAATTAAGCATTTCAAAGTGCATTTCGTTCAACTAGGATGAGTGGAGAAGTTGTTTGGAAGGAACATTACGACAGGGACATGCTCCGTGTTGGTGTTGGAAGCGAGTTTTAGACACCAGCTTTTTCGCTCGTACAGACTGATTAAGTCAAGATTACCTCAGATGTTCATTAGAGCTGGCAAATTAAAATGGTAAGGATACGGTTTTTACAACCGGTGAGTTCTCGGGAAATGATAGTGCTCCGAGTGGCGTATGTGTAGCAACTTTGCAGCATTCGAATAGTTTGTCTTGATAGCCCAAGCAACGTAGCTAGTAAAGGGATCTGTTAAGattaataaaagtaaaacaagtTCTCTTACGTAGAATGCAACGTCCCGAAGGTTTTGGAGCATGGTGAAATGTTTTCAGAAATGCTCTAGTAATGTAAAAGAATATTTGCGCACAGTATTGTAAGCTTCCGTTTGGTGCTTCTCTTTTTATACAGCTCCCATGCCAGCCCAGTACCGCAAGCAGAAGGTTAAACCACGAGGTGTGTCAAACCGAAACCGAGCGCTACAGTGGATCAGGGCGAACGCAACGGAAGGAACGCTGTACTTTGCCGACGATGATAACACGTACAATCTGAAGTTATTTGAGCAGGTAAGCGTAGCACACTGTACGTTATACTATTCCTTCCAACTTTAAACATTCCACCCCGCTATCCTTCCATAGCTTCGTCACGTACGCAAAGTCGCCATGTTTCCGGTGGGTCTAATCTCCAAGTATCAGGTCAGCTCACCGGTCGTGAAGAATGGTACGATAACGGGTTTCTACGATGGTTGGCTCGGTGGTCGGAAATATCCACTAGATATGGCCGGGTTTGCCGTATCGGTAAAATTTCTGCACGCACGTCCCAAAGCCCAGATGCCATTCAAGCCCGGTTACGAAGAGGATGGTTTCCTGCGCAGCTTGGAACCGCTCGAGCTAAAGGAGGTGGAGCTGCTGGCATCGAACTGTACGGAGGTGAGATTGATTATCGACACGACATGTTGGTTTAATTGCTGCTATCACTAAGCAACTTATGATTTGCAGATACTGACATGGCATACGCAGGCGAGGAAAAATCCGCCCGCACCAGCGCTGGATCGGAAGAAATACGGTGGCACGAACCTGGTACAGCTCACCAGTTGGCTCGTGTAGAAAGAGTGGACCACGACCGGACATTCGCTGATGGTGCCGCGTTGGCTAAAGAGGCTCTCCGTTTGGGTCTTTCGAGGAGACCCATGAAGAGCTGCGTTTTTCCGCGTCGTAGAGTGATCGGGACATAAAGCAGATGGAGCTTGCTGTAACCATGCGTGGCATGTGGAATAGGTTTTTAGTCGGACTGATTTGCTAACAATCTTTCCCCGTTAATGTAACACTGTTGCTCAGAACGACGAAAGATGTCGGACAGGTGGTGTGATTGGTACTTAACACAGCTCACGTGCATCAGTCCGGCACATGGTTCAACACCGATCGTACCAACCGAACTGACGTGCGTCGAAACGCAATAGTACGGATTACTTTCCACTGCGACGTAAATGTCAGTAGGATGTGCATTGCCACAGATATCATGATATACTGTCCCATTTTACTGAAAGTATCGTAGGTTAGAATATGCACCAAAGAAGTGGCCAAAACTGATCTATAGATAACACACAACACGAACACACAAAGTGAGGTGATTTTGTAGATATTATTGTAATGTTCGCTTCATCCAGGTGACACGATTCCAAAACCTACTACTGATTTGCAATAAGAAGCTGATACGATTTATGAGTTCCCCGGATGCACCGGTTTTAAATGCGCTGCATTTCATTTAGCTGTTAGGGTTCAGATTGGATGCAAAGTTACGTGCATAACACACGTAACAGCATAAATCACCGGCACTGGGGTCCTCTCCAGGCCCAGAGTTCTCGTGTAATCGTTAACAAACCATGTATACATGCGTACAACTATTCAAACTATATACACTTACATACATTCACGTTTTCACTTATAAACACTCCAGCAAAACGAGGGGATTATCGCAACTATAAAACCCCATCCTCCGAACGTCCTGGTGCCCCCCCCAACCCCACTCCACtgttggtggaaaatattaGTCATCCCCACAGTCGGTGGATTCTTTTTAGATAGTAAtgttttttaacaaatttctAGCATCTAGACAATGGTGTACCAGCCGGGTGGAATTGGTCGAAATCGAAATGATGCGCACTGGTATTGTGTGCCCGCATCATTGATTCTGTGGCGATATTTGTACATATAGTGATactcagaaaaaaaatacttctttTTACTTCAACCCTTAGTTAACGTAGCCTAAGTGATCAGTATATTTGCTGTATTCAAGCACTATTTTAAGGCGTAGTTTTTAAAGTCCACGTACTAGTCCACCTTTTAGGCTGTCCGAGGGAATAGTAGGGGTACGGTACAGGTGCTTGCGGACAGGACAGGACGGACAGTAGCATATTTGACGTGGTGCGTAGTACAGCAAACTTACCGAAAGTACCTTTCCAGCAAACGGTGTAAAACGTTCGAAGGTAACACAACCCCCGAGAACTACTGAAGCAGAACGCGTAGCCCTCCACGAGTAACGAACAGGTGGATGTGGAGCACACTTTACTGGTGGAGTGTACTCGTTCAGGTTCCTTTTCCTCTAGTAACAGTTAAGCGAAATATGTTTAATGAACAGGATATCAAATAATATTCAAACCGTATAACAACACACCGAACAAGAGAATCAACTCTTTCGCGAACGAGCTTCTTCGAGATGTAAAACTAGCTGTTTATTGACTCTCCTTATCAAGTGTACCATAGGGATAAGTAATTACGTCTGTGCATCGTTTCCGAACTAATCCATGTGCTTTGCGTTTCGTGATAAACCAGTTCCATCTCTCTATAATGCTTTTGGGAAAAGctgtttcgctttcgtttttacattttctctGTGCGTTGAAAGCAGGCTAATACATTTGTGAATTCGTTCAACTCTTCATTACTGTTTGTTGTCAATGAAATTCCTAGAATTCTTACTTTAAGCTGCTGGGAAATCTTGTATCAATTTGTCGGTGTTAATGGAAACTTacgcaaaaaaataatacaaacaaaacgtttACGAGATAACGAACGGAAAAGTAAGGGCGAGAACAGTAAACAGTGTCTCACACACAAGGAAGAATAAGGGAAATGAGGGCAAACAACTTGTGATCTTTAGGTGGGTTTTTGTAGGGACAAAAGCAGTGTATGACCGTGAGGAAAAGTGCGCATCTGAGAAGGATTTGGAAATGGAAGGGAACTCAATCGAAAAACATGTAACCTGGAAACCgtaaacaaactaaaaagaaAGCAGTCCGGTAATCATCCAGATAAGTGATAATCTACTATTTGACTCACATTGGTGTGAGATTTGAACGTGAACCAGAAGTGAGTGGAGATTataattgaaaacaataaacttGACTTCTATCTTACCGATTTCCGGGCACtgtgtttgtaattttttatttgctcagAGAAGAAAGTAACGGCCTTTTTAAATTGGAGCAAACTTGACGACAAATTTTTGACGTTTGGAAACCATCGTTAAAATTCAAACGTTTCAGGAATTTAAAAAACCGTTAGCGGGAATTTCTACACTATTCATCTTTTAAGTTATATATTCAACCATACTATGCTGCGGGTATGGAAAATCTCCAAttgttgcaatttttataACAATATATCACAACAAGTAATAATACAAACAGTTGCTTTTAGGCGTTGGTACGCCTGTTgcatttgtgtgcgtgtgtgtgctgtgaaCGATGAGCGTCAAACCGGTTATCTCTTTTGCTGCCGATTCGCTcgtgctttctctctctctttcttgtaAACGAATCGCGATACGATAAAGCGCGCTCACGGCGAAAAGCAAATCCCCAACTCACGAaccgcacgcacacattcgCATCTCGAGCTGGTCAAATACGGCCACACACACCGGACGGGTTTTGCTCGCCAAGGCGACAAGCGAACGACCGCGCGAGCTGCTTGTGTGGTAAGTGTGAAAAATTCGATCCTGCCGCTTGAAACGGTGTGAATCGCGCAATTTAGAATTTTCCAACCTGAGGCATGCGGATGGAAGGTTAGTTCGCGGAGTGGCCCTTTTTAATGTACGCTCCAGTTGGGTCGTGCATCAGTTTTCTGAACCGTTGCCACGAGGCGGTTAATCGTCGGTTTCCCCAATTGCGCGAACACTCGTGAAAAGGTAAAACGGttggtgggtgtgtgtgtgtgcgatacTTCGTATGCTCAACGCTTTATACGAACGCTGTGTCTATACACTGTTattgagtgtgtgcgtgtcgaTGGTGTCTCCGGTTTGAAGATTTAGGTGGACGCGCGGCGACGATGCGTAGGTTAGCTTTTTCCGTCGTCGACTGTAGTACTGGTACGGTGTGTCCTGGCGATGACCTCTTCGCTTTTCACATGAAAGACGACGCTCGTAGCGGACGAAGGTGCCCGGTTTCGCAGCGTAGCAAACGCgtgccgcgtgtgtgtgtagctgTACTGTGTGAGTGACGGTTTCGCACAAATCGTGCGGTAATTTCGCATACGCAGCAGGCATAGGAAGCCGGCTTGAACCTGCGAACAGCGGCAATACCCCTGCGAGGGAAATTAGTaagcgaagaaaacaaagaagAAGTGAACGCGCGTACGCACGGTATGGTTTGCGGCGCCCCGTATGGTGGTTGTTCGATgttgagcgtgtgtgcgtgtacggCTTCGGTAGCGTGAAAAAGCGCATCCCGCGCATTTCTGCTCTCGCTTGTACTCGCCTTTGAGAGCCAATTTTGAAAcgcatttttctttcgttcgaccgtttttttttttcgtgcagcTCTCCGTAAGCCGTGTGAGTGAGATGGAACGATAAGGCGCGAGCGTGCCAAGTGAAAACGATATCATTAGCGCGAAAAGGAAAGTCAGcgcgtgtgtgcatgtgtgtgtgtgtggaaaggaGAACGTTTGGCAACGGAATCATCGAACCCCGGTTATGGTGGTGTAGTACAGTACGTGTTTGCGACGGCATTAGCAAAGCgattgagagagaaaaaaagtcaCACTCAGGCGACGGTGGCGATAGCGAGAGTTAGTATACACACGCATCTCGTACCTCGTTTGGTGTAGCAGCAACACATCATCATTGGCAGAGCAGACGACGACATAGAACGATAGGTGGTGGTCCCGTAAAAGCAATGTGAGTTTTGTGAGGCAgtggtgtgtttgtatgaatGTAGTTTTGGTTTCCCTCCATTGATAATGGCGCGTTTTTATCATCATGGAACGAGTGATGCGTTCGCTTTACCCTGCTAGCCGATAAGTGTGagtgcatgtgtttgtgtgtgtgtacggggGTAGTTCATCCGGTGAAGCCTTCGTTTTCTTGGCCGTAGTCGTTTTGTATCGGTGTGGGGCATCGGGCAAACGCGCTAAATAGCAGAAGCgccacggcggcggtggcggtagCTACACATCGTAACGTAATCACTCACCGTCTCGCTCACACGCTCACTTCGTCTCCCGTTTCCCGCAAACAGTCACACTGATCGTGATAGCGAAGGCACGCGCGAGAGAGCGAAGGGGAGAGAGAGTTCGTGACACGTTTTTCGTACGTAGGTTACCTGGTTGGGGAGGTCCAGATTGCGTTAATTAAATCGTGTAAAGCCTCTGTGCAAAGGCGCACGTGAAAAGGTTGGTTACAACGATGTTAAACGATATTCCGTCTCATTCTATGGATCAATTCAACTGTCTGTAATCGACAGAACGAgcgaaagagagggagagtcCGAATGTGAGGAGAAAAGCGCAATAGAATGCGGCAGAGTAgcgttttttccttccttctacGGTGTTTCTCGTTCTTGCCTGCTTTGATACGTATGCTACGCTTCCTTTTTCGTTCGCATAACGTACCGCAGGGATCGAAGAGTTGGTATGGTTCTGCATGTGTGTGCTCATGTGCTATAGGAGAGctttgtttatgtgtgtgtgtgtgtgcgcgaaaGCAGAACGCATTGGTGTGCGGTTCGGAACGGGTGGCAGCGCGTGACCGTGTAAAGATTGCTGTTGCACCGAGACCCGTTGTTTGGTAGTGGAAAGGATAAGAAAAAAGACGAAGCGTATAGCTGGAGCCCTTTTTatctctgtgtgtttgtgtgtgtacgtgcgcCCGCGCTGGGTTGATAAAGGAAGGAAGCCGCATCCTTTAAGGAACGCATAGGAATACTGTTCATACTGTTTCTTCTTTCGCTGTTTCCCCTGTTTACCTTATCAACGATCGGAACCACTTTTCGCCGGGTGCCTGCAGGACGGTTAGCCAGTGTTATTCAGGGTTATCCAAGATACTAATAATGAAAAGATTAATGATGCATACGTCGGCCACAACCCCCCCCCACACTGAGCGTGAGTGAAAGCTGCGTTGAGCTGGTGCGATGTCGAACGGCTGGGAAGAAGACGTTTGGACCTTGAGAAATTTGTCTAAATTTTTTGCAACCCGTCAGCTTTCTATGCACGGATGACCTTCACGTGTGTGTCTTCGCGGGTCAGCGAAAGGCTGTGAAAATAGCAGAACATTTAATGTACGCATTGCCATCTCCATGCGCGAATGCTTGGTAGCGGTAGTGATGGAATTGATCATCATCCACAATGAATGTGGATTCTTATCCAAATCTTTTACTTAGTTATGCCAAATTAACGCTAGTTTCATTAAGGTCTGTTTAATGTCATACGTTTAGTGTTGTGTCTAGTGCATCTAGACGAATTATTCGTACGAATTGGCAGCGAAGCGATTGAGTGGTCACTCAATGAGTCGTATCACAAAAATCTACATGAATTATGAATATACCGAATCCTATAGTTTAAGATTAGAGATTCAGCGTTCAGGAATCCGAATAAGATTCACGCAGCACTAGGCAAAGGATACTAGATGGAATGGTTGATTTGTTACTCATGCCGTTGTGTGCCGTGATGGGATTGGTGCGTGCTGTATGTTGCGTGCACGGTAGATCCCTCGCCTTGTACATGGATTGTATGTATTAGAAAAGATTGAAACCCCTTGGCAAGTGGTAACTACTCAAACACCAAACGAAAGCACTCAAATGGTAATATAAAGTATGAGTTGCAGTTTTTTCCCCGCCTAGGCACGTTGTCGTGCAATGGTCGTGTCAAGTGTACATGAGTAATGGCAGTATGCCATAAGATGGAAGCTTTCCAAAGCTTTTAAAGTGCGCTTTTATTTGTTACCTTTTTATAATGTTAATTGCATAAGCGAACATAAATGCCATGCTGGATAACATGTGAATAGTTAGTAGAACATTTGTTGGACGTATCTGGTTCGATTCAATGGACTTCATATTGGAATTATGAGACGGTGTAAACTATATTCGCTAATTGATATTTTAAGAACAATTACGAGAAGCTCGAATAAGTTCGGATGTTGGGTGGAGTTCGTTCTATAGAATagatattttaaaagtttgcgttgacaatttttaacataatCGTCaccaagaagaaaaatatagAGCAGAGTTTCCTTTCTTCGTACTTTACAAtcacatttatttttcattctcaAGAGAGTATGAGTTATACGAACCGGTTTTTGACTGTCCGAcatttgaattgttttgcGTGACGGTATCGATTTTTTTGCGGGCCGTATATATTCCACACCATTACAACACGGGGACTGATGGACAGGTGTGttattttcctccattttcaAACAACGGCCTAGATATCTGGAGGATTTGGTGCcacaaaagaaaaggaaattttGTCATTTCGTGGCCGTATAAAATTGTTGTTAATTAATCTAAATCATAATTTTCCTTTTagcatgctgctgctggttcctACTTATCACGCAAACAGTCACCATGTTTAAATTGGATTGACCAAATTCTTCCTAGGGGGTGATTGAAGCGACGTGAAACATGTGGTGCTAATGATTTTCAACCGCAACGACGAATCAACCTTTGGcgatacgaaaaaaaagaacatttgtTCAACAAGCGAAAACGTTTCTTCTTTTCAAAGTCCGGTCTTATTTGCACGAGAACGCttggttttgttgattttcttttaaactgctgtaaattgtattaaaacataattttatatGGACTTTTTAGATTATATGGAATGATTGTATATGTTTCCCTGAATGAATGACCACTAGTACAACACAGCTGTATTTAGCCCTT
The Anopheles moucheti chromosome 2, idAnoMoucSN_F20_07, whole genome shotgun sequence genome window above contains:
- the LOC128299559 gene encoding galactosylgalactosylxylosylprotein 3-beta-glucuronosyltransferase P — its product is MQRHYRPVKDKESYCRRLTGALPFASMLRSYKLYLMLLISSIFFIVCQNQGSITSLVSNGAAASSASVNDIPLGVPDVVAAPLQALGNDGIELLYGEAEPALGAEKIRSRSLNFKDMPLKQNDRSSSTSAATSSSAATTSTTTMPTTTTTKVVPTATNAKGSPNFADAGTDGRVTDVPYRFPVDTKLLPPLYIITPTYRRPEQIPELTRLGYTLKHVQNVLWIVVEDSENRTTAVARLLEEIGVPFVQLAAPMPAQYRKQKVKPRGVSNRNRALQWIRANATEGTLYFADDDNTYNLKLFEQLRHVRKVAMFPVGLISKYQVSSPVVKNGTITGFYDGWLGGRKYPLDMAGFAVSVKFLHARPKAQMPFKPGYEEDGFLRSLEPLELKEVELLASNCTEILTWHTQARKNPPAPALDRKKYGGTNLVQLTSWLV